In one window of Carcharodon carcharias isolate sCarCar2 chromosome 14, sCarCar2.pri, whole genome shotgun sequence DNA:
- the LOC121287496 gene encoding proteinase-activated receptor 3-like isoform X2, whose protein sequence is MKSLQTLLLFVLISCFINCYAAKECVQKNMNKSRRFPIIQVTDPNTNKSINTFNDSSLQHLSSPMSTVLLACLYLIVLIIGLPANGLALYILITRIKKLPSTIFLMNLALADLLLTFALPFRVSYHLLGNDWVFGELLCRVCSALFYGNVYSSILFLTCISADRYLAVVHPFLAKEIRKKGFTYCICGAVWLLVLLSMLPIYITKQSYEISTLNITTCNDALLKETLRDGLFYYFVCLVIFGFVIPCLITIFCYVSVISTLILNNRQYVHAIKVTLLVLLVFLVCLTPVNVILLIHSYTHSSDIYAYSMLCLALSTFNNCIDPFIYYYISEEFRDKVTSTICAPKNEMSSGKSAQTLIQSSSASQPSPPHSV, encoded by the exons ATGAAATCGCTGCAAACATTGCTATTGTTTGTCCTGATCAGTTGTTTTATAAACTGCTACGCTGCTAAAG AATGTGTACAGAAGAATATGAATAAAAGCCGAAGATTCCCCATCATCCAGGTAACAGACCCGAATACAAACAAATCTATCAACACCTTCAATGATTCCTCACTTCAGCATCTGAGCAGTCCCATGAGCACGGTCCTGCTCGCCTGCTTGTACCTCATAGTGTTGATCATTGGCCTACCAGCCAACGGCCTGGCGCTCTACATCCTCATCACAAGAATCAAGAAGTTGCCATCCACAATCTTCCTGATGAATCTTGCATTGGCTGACCTTCTCCTGACCTTCGCCCTGCCTTTCAGAGTCTCCTACCACCTGCTGGGGAATGACTGGGTATTTGGAGAGTTGCTCTGCAGGGTTTGCAGTGCTCTATTCTACGGGAATGTGTACAGCTCCATCCTGTTCCTGACCTGTATTAGTGCTGATCGATACCTGGCTGTAGTGCATCCCTTCCTTGCAAAGGAGATCCGGAAGAAGGGATTCACATACTGCATCTGCGGAGCTGTCTGGCTGTTGGTTCTTCTCTCCATGCTGCCAATTTATATCACTAAGCAGTCGTACGAGATTTCCACTCTCAACATTACCACATGCAATGACGCACTCTTAAAAGAGACACTGCGTGATGGCCTCTTCTATTACTTTGTTTGTCTGGTGATATTTGGCTTTGTGATTCCTTGTTTAATCACCATCTTCTGTTACGTGTCCGTCATTTCCACATTGATTTTAAACAACAGGCAGTATGTCCATGCGATTAAGGTCACGCTGTTAGTTCTGCTAGTGTTCCTGGTGTGTCTGACCCCCGTTAATGTGATCTTGTTaattcactcttacacacacagcagtgacaTTTATGCTTATTCCATGCTCTGCCTGGCGCTTAGCACCTTCAATAACTGCATCGACCCATTCATCTACTATTACATCTCTGAGGAGTTCAGGGACAAAGTGACAAGTACAATTTGTGCCCCTAAAAACGAAATGAGTTCTGGCAAATCAGCTCAGACTCTCATTCAGAGCAGcagtgcttcacagccaagcCCTCCCCACTCGGTGTAG
- the LOC121287496 gene encoding proteinase-activated receptor 3-like isoform X3, whose amino-acid sequence MNSSHPGSLKCVQKNMNKSRRFPIIQVTDPNTNKSINTFNDSSLQHLSSPMSTVLLACLYLIVLIIGLPANGLALYILITRIKKLPSTIFLMNLALADLLLTFALPFRVSYHLLGNDWVFGELLCRVCSALFYGNVYSSILFLTCISADRYLAVVHPFLAKEIRKKGFTYCICGAVWLLVLLSMLPIYITKQSYEISTLNITTCNDALLKETLRDGLFYYFVCLVIFGFVIPCLITIFCYVSVISTLILNNRQYVHAIKVTLLVLLVFLVCLTPVNVILLIHSYTHSSDIYAYSMLCLALSTFNNCIDPFIYYYISEEFRDKVTSTICAPKNEMSSGKSAQTLIQSSSASQPSPPHSV is encoded by the exons ATGAATTCATCACATCCTGGCagtctca AATGTGTACAGAAGAATATGAATAAAAGCCGAAGATTCCCCATCATCCAGGTAACAGACCCGAATACAAACAAATCTATCAACACCTTCAATGATTCCTCACTTCAGCATCTGAGCAGTCCCATGAGCACGGTCCTGCTCGCCTGCTTGTACCTCATAGTGTTGATCATTGGCCTACCAGCCAACGGCCTGGCGCTCTACATCCTCATCACAAGAATCAAGAAGTTGCCATCCACAATCTTCCTGATGAATCTTGCATTGGCTGACCTTCTCCTGACCTTCGCCCTGCCTTTCAGAGTCTCCTACCACCTGCTGGGGAATGACTGGGTATTTGGAGAGTTGCTCTGCAGGGTTTGCAGTGCTCTATTCTACGGGAATGTGTACAGCTCCATCCTGTTCCTGACCTGTATTAGTGCTGATCGATACCTGGCTGTAGTGCATCCCTTCCTTGCAAAGGAGATCCGGAAGAAGGGATTCACATACTGCATCTGCGGAGCTGTCTGGCTGTTGGTTCTTCTCTCCATGCTGCCAATTTATATCACTAAGCAGTCGTACGAGATTTCCACTCTCAACATTACCACATGCAATGACGCACTCTTAAAAGAGACACTGCGTGATGGCCTCTTCTATTACTTTGTTTGTCTGGTGATATTTGGCTTTGTGATTCCTTGTTTAATCACCATCTTCTGTTACGTGTCCGTCATTTCCACATTGATTTTAAACAACAGGCAGTATGTCCATGCGATTAAGGTCACGCTGTTAGTTCTGCTAGTGTTCCTGGTGTGTCTGACCCCCGTTAATGTGATCTTGTTaattcactcttacacacacagcagtgacaTTTATGCTTATTCCATGCTCTGCCTGGCGCTTAGCACCTTCAATAACTGCATCGACCCATTCATCTACTATTACATCTCTGAGGAGTTCAGGGACAAAGTGACAAGTACAATTTGTGCCCCTAAAAACGAAATGAGTTCTGGCAAATCAGCTCAGACTCTCATTCAGAGCAGcagtgcttcacagccaagcCCTCCCCACTCGGTGTAG
- the LOC121287496 gene encoding proteinase-activated receptor 3-like isoform X1 yields the protein MQAKNSIFSRKLFPCSILIIEIVVSTGQHQKCVQKNMNKSRRFPIIQVTDPNTNKSINTFNDSSLQHLSSPMSTVLLACLYLIVLIIGLPANGLALYILITRIKKLPSTIFLMNLALADLLLTFALPFRVSYHLLGNDWVFGELLCRVCSALFYGNVYSSILFLTCISADRYLAVVHPFLAKEIRKKGFTYCICGAVWLLVLLSMLPIYITKQSYEISTLNITTCNDALLKETLRDGLFYYFVCLVIFGFVIPCLITIFCYVSVISTLILNNRQYVHAIKVTLLVLLVFLVCLTPVNVILLIHSYTHSSDIYAYSMLCLALSTFNNCIDPFIYYYISEEFRDKVTSTICAPKNEMSSGKSAQTLIQSSSASQPSPPHSV from the exons ATGCAAGCAAAAAATTCAATCTTCTCCCGTAAACTGTTTCCATGCAGTATCTTAATTATTGAAATTGTCGTCTCAACAGGTCAACATCAAA AATGTGTACAGAAGAATATGAATAAAAGCCGAAGATTCCCCATCATCCAGGTAACAGACCCGAATACAAACAAATCTATCAACACCTTCAATGATTCCTCACTTCAGCATCTGAGCAGTCCCATGAGCACGGTCCTGCTCGCCTGCTTGTACCTCATAGTGTTGATCATTGGCCTACCAGCCAACGGCCTGGCGCTCTACATCCTCATCACAAGAATCAAGAAGTTGCCATCCACAATCTTCCTGATGAATCTTGCATTGGCTGACCTTCTCCTGACCTTCGCCCTGCCTTTCAGAGTCTCCTACCACCTGCTGGGGAATGACTGGGTATTTGGAGAGTTGCTCTGCAGGGTTTGCAGTGCTCTATTCTACGGGAATGTGTACAGCTCCATCCTGTTCCTGACCTGTATTAGTGCTGATCGATACCTGGCTGTAGTGCATCCCTTCCTTGCAAAGGAGATCCGGAAGAAGGGATTCACATACTGCATCTGCGGAGCTGTCTGGCTGTTGGTTCTTCTCTCCATGCTGCCAATTTATATCACTAAGCAGTCGTACGAGATTTCCACTCTCAACATTACCACATGCAATGACGCACTCTTAAAAGAGACACTGCGTGATGGCCTCTTCTATTACTTTGTTTGTCTGGTGATATTTGGCTTTGTGATTCCTTGTTTAATCACCATCTTCTGTTACGTGTCCGTCATTTCCACATTGATTTTAAACAACAGGCAGTATGTCCATGCGATTAAGGTCACGCTGTTAGTTCTGCTAGTGTTCCTGGTGTGTCTGACCCCCGTTAATGTGATCTTGTTaattcactcttacacacacagcagtgacaTTTATGCTTATTCCATGCTCTGCCTGGCGCTTAGCACCTTCAATAACTGCATCGACCCATTCATCTACTATTACATCTCTGAGGAGTTCAGGGACAAAGTGACAAGTACAATTTGTGCCCCTAAAAACGAAATGAGTTCTGGCAAATCAGCTCAGACTCTCATTCAGAGCAGcagtgcttcacagccaagcCCTCCCCACTCGGTGTAG
- the LOC121287496 gene encoding proteinase-activated receptor 3-like isoform X4, with protein sequence MNKSRRFPIIQVTDPNTNKSINTFNDSSLQHLSSPMSTVLLACLYLIVLIIGLPANGLALYILITRIKKLPSTIFLMNLALADLLLTFALPFRVSYHLLGNDWVFGELLCRVCSALFYGNVYSSILFLTCISADRYLAVVHPFLAKEIRKKGFTYCICGAVWLLVLLSMLPIYITKQSYEISTLNITTCNDALLKETLRDGLFYYFVCLVIFGFVIPCLITIFCYVSVISTLILNNRQYVHAIKVTLLVLLVFLVCLTPVNVILLIHSYTHSSDIYAYSMLCLALSTFNNCIDPFIYYYISEEFRDKVTSTICAPKNEMSSGKSAQTLIQSSSASQPSPPHSV encoded by the coding sequence ATGAATAAAAGCCGAAGATTCCCCATCATCCAGGTAACAGACCCGAATACAAACAAATCTATCAACACCTTCAATGATTCCTCACTTCAGCATCTGAGCAGTCCCATGAGCACGGTCCTGCTCGCCTGCTTGTACCTCATAGTGTTGATCATTGGCCTACCAGCCAACGGCCTGGCGCTCTACATCCTCATCACAAGAATCAAGAAGTTGCCATCCACAATCTTCCTGATGAATCTTGCATTGGCTGACCTTCTCCTGACCTTCGCCCTGCCTTTCAGAGTCTCCTACCACCTGCTGGGGAATGACTGGGTATTTGGAGAGTTGCTCTGCAGGGTTTGCAGTGCTCTATTCTACGGGAATGTGTACAGCTCCATCCTGTTCCTGACCTGTATTAGTGCTGATCGATACCTGGCTGTAGTGCATCCCTTCCTTGCAAAGGAGATCCGGAAGAAGGGATTCACATACTGCATCTGCGGAGCTGTCTGGCTGTTGGTTCTTCTCTCCATGCTGCCAATTTATATCACTAAGCAGTCGTACGAGATTTCCACTCTCAACATTACCACATGCAATGACGCACTCTTAAAAGAGACACTGCGTGATGGCCTCTTCTATTACTTTGTTTGTCTGGTGATATTTGGCTTTGTGATTCCTTGTTTAATCACCATCTTCTGTTACGTGTCCGTCATTTCCACATTGATTTTAAACAACAGGCAGTATGTCCATGCGATTAAGGTCACGCTGTTAGTTCTGCTAGTGTTCCTGGTGTGTCTGACCCCCGTTAATGTGATCTTGTTaattcactcttacacacacagcagtgacaTTTATGCTTATTCCATGCTCTGCCTGGCGCTTAGCACCTTCAATAACTGCATCGACCCATTCATCTACTATTACATCTCTGAGGAGTTCAGGGACAAAGTGACAAGTACAATTTGTGCCCCTAAAAACGAAATGAGTTCTGGCAAATCAGCTCAGACTCTCATTCAGAGCAGcagtgcttcacagccaagcCCTCCCCACTCGGTGTAG